Genomic segment of Wolbachia endosymbiont (group A) of Longitarsus flavicornis:
ATCGACAACTGTTGAAACAGAGTCACTATGACCAAGACCAAAACCACTTTTTTCACCAGCAGCCTCTTGGTGTTGCTGCTGCGCTTGCCATTCTGCAATGTTTGGACCTTGAGCTTCACTCATAAGTTTTTATTCTCAACCTTAAGTTATTATTTTATCACAAATATTGCAAAATATCAATAGAGCTTTTGAATATAGCTAATACAAACAATTCTGTTATCTTATATAGGATCCAGTTTGAAAAAAATCTGAATTCCAATGTCCACTACCTTTTACAAAGTTAAAACTTAAAAATATGACTGTTAGCAATAGTGTATATATCTTTAGCTATATATAATGAATGAATTTTTTTATATATTCGTTATTAGTATTTTGTATTTCCTGAACAGTTCCATGGGAAATGATCTCCCCTTCATATAATACTGCTATTTTATCAGCTATTTTAAATGCGCTATGAATATCATGTGTAATCGTGATAATTGTAGGGTTAAAGTCTTTAGATAATTTTATTATTATCTCGTTTACTATATCTGACATAATTGGGTCCAATCCTGAAGTTGGTTCATCCAATATGATGATTTCTGGGTTGTGTGCAATCGCCCTTGCAAGTGCTACTCTTTTTTTCATTCCACCTGACAACTCTATTGGAAACATATCTGCTATGTTTTCCTCCAGTCCAACATCATTTAATTTCTCGATTGCTAGCTGTTTTGCCTCCTTTTTGCTGATATTAAAGCGCTTTTTATAATTAAAAGATATATTTTCCCACACTGTAACGTAGTCAAATAAAGCGGAATTTTGAAATAAAACCCCAAATTTATTTTTGCTTTTACTATTTATTTTAACAGACCCTGAGTCTGGAGCAAGCAAGCCGATAATTGTTTTTGTTAATACAGATTTGCCGCTTCCTGAGCCACCAAGTATGACTAATGATTCCCCTTTTGATATATCAAGATTTAGATCTTTTAGTACTGTCCTGTCATCAAAAGATAAGCTTAAGTTCGATATTGATATTATGGGGTTACGCATGTATCAAAGTAATCATGTAGTTTGCTAAAATGATCAGTATGGACGATAAAACAACAGTTGATGTTGTAGCAACACCTACTCCTCGTGCACCTTCTTTGCAATGGTAACCGTAATAGCAACTTGAGACAGAAATTATGGCGCCAAAAGCAGTTGCTTTAGCTAGCCCAGTTACAAAATCGTACGTATTAAAGAACTGAGCTGTGTATTTAATGTATATATTTAGATTGTGGTTAAATTCGAAGACTGCAGTGATATATCCTCCAAATATTCCTATTAGATCTGCACATACTGTAAGTATGGGAAATACTATGATTGACGCTAAAATCCTTGGTGCAATTAAATATTTGAAAGGGTTGATGTTCAAAGTTGTAAGAGCATCTATTTGTTCGGTGATGCGCATCGTACCAATTTCTGCTGCAACTGATGATCCAACCTTTCCTACCATTATTAAGCTGATCAAAACTGGTCCTAACTCTTTAATGATAGTGATCGTAACAAGTTTGGGTATTATCTGTTCTTGGTTAATTAATGGGTCACTCAAGCTACTTTGTAAAACTATCGCCGCTCCTATAAAAACTCCAGTGAGCCCAACAATTGGCAGAGAGAAAAAGCCTATCTCTATCATTTGTCTTGCTATGTTGCTAAAATAATATGGTGGCACGAAGCAGTGGTATAGAGATTGAATAAAAAATATGAATGCACTACCAAGCCTTAACAAAAAATTGATAAAGTACCTACCAATTATTCTAACACTATTTATATCAAAAAAGCTCACTTTGTATTCATTTTAGCTAGAGGTTAGTCTTACTGATTTTATTAAAATTTTTATTAACTTTATCGCAAAGTATAGCTGAGATATGTTTTAAGTTCAATAGCTAACGTAACTTTACCTTATACCGTACACAACTATACGAACGTTTATCTTTCTAAAAGCAATTTGCATAGCAAATGATGTCATTCCAGCGCGTGACGCTGGAATCCGGAAAAAAGAATGGTGTCATGCAAGTAGCTGACACTGGAATCCAGTTTTTTCATAATCATCAAAACGTTGTATTTTAACATAAAACGGCTACTTTTATGCTTACCAACTTAGCTGGATCCCAGTGTCAAGCACTGGGATGACATCTTCTCTAAAGGATTTATAACTTAAATTACATAAGCAAATCTTACTTATTTTACTATCCCTGTTTACTTCCTGTAAAAAACATGTTACTAATGTATTGTATTTTGTAGTAGAATGGAGGAAATTTTGGCAGTTCCAAAAAGAAAAAAGTCAAAGTCAAGGCGTAATATGCATCGTTCTCATCATGCTATTGAGCCTAAGAATATTGTGGTGTGTTCAACAACTGGGGAATTCATGTTGCCTCATAACGTAGCAGTTGATGGCAGTTACAAAGGAAAACGGGTTTTCATCAAGCAACAGGCAGAGTGACTATTATGATATGTTACCTACGGTCAATAATAATATAGTTATTGCACTTGACGCTATGGGGGGCGATTTTGCGCCTCTTTCCGTAATTCAGGGTGCTGGTTTTTTTTTAGACAACCTTGTTGACCCAGGCATTAAAGTTTTTTTTCATATTTATGGAGATAAGGAAGAAGTATCTCCTTTGCTTTTGAAATATAAAAAAGTAAGTAACAATTCTGAATTTACTCATTGTTCTGACAATGTTCTTGCAAATGATAAGCCATCTTTTGCACTGAGGCATCGTAAAGACTCAAGTATGAAAGCTGCAATTGTTGCAGTGAAAGAAGGTAAAGCTTTCGGAGTGGTGTCTTCAGGCAACACCGGAGCATTGATGGCAATTTCCAGATTTATTTTAGGAACATTACCAAATATTTATCGTCCTGCTATTGTCTCTATCTGTCCAACTAAGACAAAAAGCTTTGCTTTGCTTGACCTTGGTGCAAATGTCGATTGTAATGCCGACTCATTATTTCAATTTGCGTTAATGGGTAGTATATTTGCAAAAATAGCATTAAAAATTGACAATCCTGAAGTTGCTTTGCTAAATATCGGCACAGAAGAAGTTAAAGGTAATGACTCAGTGCGCGGCGCTTTTGAGTTGCTTAAAAACGCTCCAGGCATTAATTTCAAAGGGTATATAGAGGCAAGTGAATTTTTAGAGGGTAATATAGATGTGATTGTTGCTGATGGTTTTGTTGGCAATGTAATGCTCAAAACGGCTGAGGCAACCGCTAGTACCTTTATCAATCTAATAAAGCAGGAAGTATTCAACTCGTGGATAGCGAAAATGCTTGTTGGTATATTGTTAAAATCCAAACTAAATAAAGCTTTAACGCGTTTTAATCCCAAAATTAGAAGTGGAGCTATGTTTTTAGGGCTGAATGGTATCATCATTAAAAGTCATGGAAATTCTGATGCTATTTCTTTTGCCCATGCCATAAAATTTGCAGTAAATGCAATTAGTGAAAATTTAAATCAAAAGATAATTAACGGGGTAAGTCATATTGAATAAAAGTTTCATATTAAGCACTGGATCTTACCTACCAAGAAAAATGTTGAGTAACAACGAAATTGCATCGATAGTTGAGACGAGCGATGAATGGATAAGGCAGAGAACAGGAATAGTTCAAAGGCATATAGCAGATGAAGGAGAACTAACGTCAGATCTAGCTGTAAATGCAGCAAAAAGTGCTATAGAAAAAGCTAAAATTTCAGTAGATGAAATTGACTTGATTATAGTTGCTACAACAACTCCTGATAAAACTTTTCCTAGCTGTGCAACGATTGTACAAAGTAAGTTAAAATGTAAAAACGCATTTGCTTTTGATGTACAAGCAGTATGCTCTGGTTTTATATATGCAGTTGCAGTTGCTGATTCGCTCATAAAATCTAACAATAGAATTAAATATGCATTGGTTATAGGTGCTGAAATAATGTCTAGGATTGTTGATTGGGAAGATAGGTCAACTTGTGTACTCTTTGGTGATGGTGCTGGTGCAGTGGTGATGAAATCAGAAATGGGTAGAAGCGGTATAATATCAACTAACCTATACTCTGACGGCAACGTGGACATACTATGTACGAACGGAGGGGTATCCTCTACTGGTGATTCTGGAAAAATATGCATGAATGGAAGAGAAGTGTTTAAACATGCAGTGGATAAGTTAACAGCCTTAATAGAGGAAACTCTGAAATGCAATAATTTGAAAATTACTGATATTGACTGGCTAATTCCCCATCAAGCAAATATTCGTATTATTGAAGCAGTAGTAAAGAAGTTAGATTTCCCTATAGAGAAAGTGATTAATACCGTTGATCAACATGCAAATACCTCAGCGGCATCAATCCCACTAGCACTTGATTATGCAATACAAAAATCAAAAATAAAATTAGGAAACCTGGCACTGCTGATTTCAATAGGTGCAGGCCTAACCTGGGGTTCTGTGTTGCTGCGTTATTAGACTTCCTGCATTACCTCCTGTCACCTAACTCGTAGAACATCACAGGTTGCACCCATAAGGCACAGCCCATAACTGTACGAATACTGAGATATAAGAGTAATTTGTACCAAGAAAAAAGATGTCATCCAATGACCGAAGGTATGATAAAAATAATACAGAAAATATTGAAATTGCCATAAACAGTACAGATTTACAACAATACCCCAGAAGGAAAATAGTGCAGACAGAACGGCTATGAGCAGACATGATGTAATGTTGAGTATAAATCATTTGAACTAATACGAAAAATATGTTAGAATAGAACATAGCAAATGCAAATAGGTCAGTCATGACAGGCCCACAAGTAAAAAGTTCAAAACCTCCAAAGTTACCTACCCAGGTGACTAATGAAGATGAGAAAATTTTTGAAAAAGAGGAACATCAGGTAATCTATCGTGCTTTCCTAGATACTTTAGAAAATCCAGAAAAGCAAACGAAACAGGAAATAGAAAAGAAGAAACAGAAATTGAAAGAAGAACTTTCAGATCAAGAAAAACAAAAATTACAGAGTGATCTGAAGTCATTAGGGAAACTGTTGGGTCAATTACAGGGTCAAAATGAAGATGAAAAGAAAATTTTTGCTTTTGTATTTGAGAATAGAGAAGAGATATTCAAGAATATTAATCAAGAAGATATAAAGTTACTAAGTGAAGAAAATTTTCTTCAGTTTTTAGTTTCCGTATCTAAAAAAATTAAAAAAGAAAATTTAGCTAGAGAAGAGAATTTAAAGAATGGCAAAATAAAGCAAGAAGTAGCTGAATGTGTAGCTGATATACGTGGTACAGAAGCTTGGGATTGGGTTGTTGATTCTGCTAAACGTAAAATACCTTTGAGAGAATTATTAGAAAAAATACCAGGTCTCGGGAAAGTTTTAGGTGTTAAAAAAGAAGAGGATGAACCACCGCTCAGTGATGAAGAGATGGTAAAAACGTTCTTAAGTAAATCTTTACTTCCTATTACTCTTTTTGCTTTTTCAGCATTAATATTTGGCACTGGCCCAATTGCACTAGCAATTAGTGGTGGTCTCCTTGTATGGACTGAAGTAAGTACAATCAAAAGTCTTTTTTCAAATAACAAAAAAGGTACTTTGTATGACCCTAGCTCACAAGATAAAGATGATACAGAAAAGAGAGCAAAACTGAATGGAAAAATTCTCGAGGGCATTGATGATATTTTAAAAACCCCAGTTACAGGAGTTGAGAAAGGCACCCCTGTTCCTGAGCAAGTTACTTCGGTAGGAAAAGAAAAGAGTGAACAACAACCTGTTCCTGAGCAAATTTCCCAGGAAAACAACAGGGGAAACGAAAAGAGTGAGCAGCAAGATCGATCTTGGGCAGGAAAGGAAAACAAACGAAGGGAAGAGACCATAGAGCAGCAACCAAGTAAGACCTAGGTTTGCCAAAAGTGAGTTGTGTAAGAGGTCTAATATTATTCTATAGCACATACAACAGGAGTATGGTCAGACGGATTTTCTAGCTTACGCAATCTATCATCTATGTAGCATGTTTCCAATTTATCTACAGCTTGTGGTGATAACAGCATATAATCTATTCGCATTCCTTGATTATTTCTGAGTGAATTGCCTTGATAATGCCACCAAGTGAATTGTTGCAAATTTGGGTGGGATATTCTAAACGTGTCTTTAAACCCAAGATTCAAGATTGCTCTTAACTTCTCACGTTCTCTTATATGAAAGCACACTTGGCCATTCAATAAGTTTGAATCAAAGACATCAATTTCATCCGGTGCAACATTATAATCGCCAGCTATAATAGTTAACTCTTCATTCTTTAACAAAGTGCTCATCCTTTCATATAGGTTATCAAAAAACTTGAGTTTATATTCAAATGCTTGAGAGTCCAGGCTTTGACCATTTGGCACGTATACACTTCCTACCCTTACCTTCTGATTATTGTGCTTTATTATGCACTCTATATAACGCGCTTCTTGATAACCTTCTACGATATCAATCTTAAACTTCTCCAGTATTGGATATTTAGATAAAACACAAACGCCATTTCTTGCAACTTGTCCATAGATAGCATGTTCATATCCTAACTTTTCTATCTCTGCATAAGGAAATTGCTCTTCCGTACATTTTATCTCTTGCAGCAAAACTATATCTATCTGACTATCAACTATAAAACTACAAAGTTGGTTAACTCTTTTACGTATGGAGTTTACATTCCAAGTTGCAATCTTTAGCATCAACAATCCTTATTAATTATATCAATTAAACTCTCCCCAGTAGGCAACCTCGATGTTATAATTTTTTTCCATTTGATTAACTTTAAACTATCAGCAATGTTCTTACTCATAGTATATGCAACTGTATTATTCATCACATGAGATAGCCCACTTTTTAGAACTAATGAACAAAATACCCTTGCTGTCTGTGAGGAAAAAAAAGCAACACTACCAATTTTACCATCCAACAGTAAATTTTTACACCTATTAGTTAGACTCCTTTTAATGATTGTTTTATAGAGTACAACTTCTCTTACGTTAAAATCTTCTTCAGATAATCTCTTTTTTAGGTCACATGATACTTCTTGTCCTCTTATATATAAGAACTTTATTGCACTTGAATAGTGAGCTTTTATGAATGATATCAGACCATCAACGTTGCTGTCTGCTGAGATTATATCAGAAAATCCCAAATTTTTTGCAGCCTGCATGGTTGAATTACCAACTGTAATAATCGGAAAGTCATCCACTTTGCATATTTGACTAAAAGCCTTTACACTGTTTTTACTTGTGGATATTACAGCGTCAAATTCGTGCGCAGATATATCAGGATTTAAGTACTTTATTGTGAATACTGGTTCTATATAAACTTTGTATCCATACTTTCTCAATATATTTCTTGTATTGAACGAATCCAATAAAGGCCTCGTTAATAAAATAGACTTCATTCTGATTTATTTTACTACCAGTAAAATAATATCCTTTATACACAAATTACTAAATAAAAATTTTTATTTTTCAAATGTGACCTTACAACCGCCGCGGCGCTAACAAGTAACGGAATGACGAGTTTTACGCTTATCAAGTTGTAGGTAAATCCAGTTTGGATTAGCTATATATTTTTTCTACCATCCCCCAATCACTTCGCTTTGCAGCAAGTTTATTGGAGTTTTTGAAGAATAGTTAAAGTATATTAATACGCTTTTTCTAGTACTCTGCTTTTCTTCTGAAATGCATTGATCTTTTTTCTACCGTATTTAGTCTTTAGCGTACTTGGCCTTTTAAAGACCTTTTTGCTGTTACGTTTTTTAAATTGCACACTACAATCAAAATTTGGCTCTCCTTCTTTGTCTGCCAGTGCAGGCAGTCTTCTCTTATCTTGAGGTGTAACAAAAGATAGCGCATGCCCTTCAGCTCCAGCACGTGCAGTTCTACCTATACGATGAATATAGTCAGCTTGCGATTGTGGTGCATCATAATTGATAACATGTTGAATGTGGGGAATATCAAGGCCGCGAGAAGCAACATCTGTTGCAACCATGATTTGATTACGGCCACGACGAAAAGAATTAATGACCCTTTCGCGCTTGTGCTGCCTTAAATCACCATGGATTGCTAAAGCACTATAGTCATCTTTGTGCAATCTGCTAGCTAGCTGATCCGCTCCTTGCTTTGTTTTGACAAAGATAATGATTGATCCTTCGCGCTGACATAGTTGTATAACAAGCTTTCCATATTTTTCTGATTCTGATGCATAAACAACTTCTTGCTTAATTTTTACAGAAGTTGTAGCCTCACAATCAACAGAAATACGTTCTGGTCGATTAAGGTACTTCTCAGTAAGTTTAACTATATCACTAGGAAGAGTTGCAGAAAACATAAGAGTCTGCCGTATTTTTGGCAGATATTTCATGATCCCTTCAATTTGAATTCCAAAGCCCATATCAAACATACGATCCGTTTCATCAAGCACAAGAACGCTAACATTGCGAGTAATCAAAGTTTTACGCTCAATATGGTCCATAATACGACCAGGAGTACCTATTACAATTTGTGGTTTCTTCTGAAGCTGATTTAGCTGCTTAAAAATAGGCTCACCACCAATCAACAAAGCGACCCTTAGTGCAGAATTTTGGAATAAGAGTTTTTTTATCTCATTTGTTACCTGATGCGCAAGCTCCCTGGTTGGCACAATGACTAAAGCTGAACCAGCGTTAGGCTCATTCAGCAACTTAGCAACCAACGGAATAGCAAATGCCAAAGTTTTTCCAGTTCCCGTTTGAGCAGATCCGAGAATATCTTTACCTTGTAGCGCTAAGGGAATCGCTTGTATTTGAATCGGAGTTGGGACGAAAAGATTATTTTTATCTAGAGCTTGTGTAAGCGAAGCTGGTAGACCCATCTCATGAAAATTATTCACAATACGTTAATCCTATTAAAAGACTTCATAATAGATTAATCTTCCAATCTTAAGTTTATTGCAGATTTTTTATCTTCTCCGTTTCTACCGCGCTCTTCTTTAACTTCATAACTCACCCTTTCTCCTTTTATTCCCTTCTCTTTATTCTCTCCTTTAAGTGTCTCAGGTCTTATTCCTGAACGTTCCAATGTGCTAATATGTACAAAAACGTCACCCCCTTTACCTTCTGGCTTGATGAAACCATAGCCTTTTTCGGCATTAAACCATTTTACATTACCAAATTCCATTTAAACAACTCCTAAATTATTAACTAATATTACTAATGTGATGAAAAACTTTGAAATTACGATTGAGAATGCTTTAAGCTTAGCTATTGAAACTAAACCTTTATACTCCATAGTCTATTCTTAACATTACATGACAATAATACACAATTGTTGCACTTGATGCAAATAAAATTTTTAATCGTTAAGCGAACCTGCAACCGTCATTTCGCTAACTTTAATCGTCGGTGAATTAAATTGCCCACAAAAAGTTAGATCATCTGCAACTACTAAATTGCTAAACATATCCTTCAAATTGCTAGCAATGGTAATCTCATGTATTGGATACGTTATTTTTCCATTTTCTATAAAAAATCCGGAAGCGCCTTGGCTGTAATCGCCATTGATTAAATTGATACCAAAACCAAATAAATCAGTTACATATACTCCCTTTTTCACTTCCTGAATTAATTCTTCAAATGATACATTACCATTCTCAATGTAGAGGTTACTAGCTGCAGGAATAATTGCAGCATTACTTGCACGAGTTGCACTTCCGGTTGTTTCTGAGTTTAATTTTTTAGCCGAGTATAAGTCTAAAATCCAATTTTGTAATATTCCGTTTTTTACAAATATATTTTTCTTGCTAATTATCCCTTCTCCGTCAAATGGTCTTGATGCTATGCCTCTTGGCAATAACGGATCATCGATAATGCTAATTCTATCATTAAAAATTTGAGCGTTTAAACTACTCCTCAAGAAAGAACTGTTGCTCACAATGCTGTCGCCATTTATAGCAGAAGCGAAACTTTTTATTAGCCCCTTTGCTGCTCTTTTTTCAAAAATAACTGGAAATTTACCAGTTTTAATTGTACGTGAATTCAATTGATCAACTGCTCTTTTTGCTGCTCCTTTTCCTATTAACTCTGGCAACTTTAAATCACTAAAATTACATGCTATATCATAATCGTAACCAACCTTCATTTCACTTTCTCTTCCAGCAACAACAGAGACCTGATTAGCAAAGGTTGATTTACTAAACGAGCCAATAAAACCAGAAACAGTTGATAATACTGTATTCACTAAAGCGTATGAAGAAGAGGCTCCTTCAGAATTAGTGATACTCTTATGTGCGAGGGCTGAATTTTCTGCAGCTTCAGCAATTTCTTTTAGGTTATCAACGGTTACAACATTATTATCTGAGATACTTAAATCTACAGAAGAGGTATAATTACTACCATTTACAGCAAAATTAATGCAAGGATCTTCTGGCGCATTCTTTGCCATTTCTACCACTTGGCTTACCGTATCACTAAGATTATTCAAATCGTTTGTAGAAATATACGCAGCTTTGTTTTTACCTGCTATAGCTCTGATTCCTACAGTGCAATTTTTAGATTGTGATATCTGCTCAATTTTTGATAGACGCTGAGAAACTGAAGTCTTATTAGTTTCATATATTGTAACTTCCGCATCTTGATTCTGCTTTTTTATTAATTTAGTGATATCTGCTGCAATATTTAATATATTCATTTTCTGTTCCTTAGATTTTTATAAAGACTCTGCACCACTTATAACTTCAATTAAATCAGTTGTAATTGCTGCTTGACGAGAACGATTATAAAGCAATGCTAGTTTGTTCAGCATCTCTTTAGTGTTTCTGTTTGCTGATTCCATAGCAACCATTCTAGCACTATTCTCACTCGTTGCACTTTCAAGTAAAGCAGAGTAAAGAGCAATTACAACGTAATCTTGAACCAAAGATTTTAAAATAAATTCAATATTTTGTGGTTCATACTCATAGCCGTAATCTGTTATTGGACCAGCCAGAGAGTTATCAATCAAGGATGAGTCTTTACTCCATGGTTTTATTGTTTCCAACATTGGTTTTTGTGTGAAGGTATTATAGAATTTGCTATAAAAAACTTTAACTTTATCGTATTTACTTAGATCTATACCACCAACCAAAGCTTCTACGTGCTTTAACGTGATTCCCTTACTATTTTCAATTTTTAAGATACTTTTAGAGTCAAATCTATTTTTCCCTACATCAAAAGCTTTTTTACCAAGAAATACAATATCTACTTTTTTGCCATTTGCGATTAACTTATTTTGACTAAATTTGACAATAGAAGAGTTAAAGTTGCCGCACAAGCCACGATCAGACGCAATAATGAATACTAGGTAAGAACCGTCGTTACTGACATTTAGAATTTTTGCCAGTAATTCTTGATCAACTGATAGCATTAATGAAGAAATAATGCTATGCAGCTTAGATACATATAATTTTGAATTTAATAACTTCTTTTGGCTTTGTAACAACTTTGCTGCAGAAACCATTTGCATTATTTTCGTGGTTTTCTGTACAGACTTAATATTCTTAATTCTTAAGGATAATTCCTTTAAGCTCTTCATTTTGTATACAACCCTGATTTATTAAAATATATAATTGTTAGTGTCTAAAAGCAAGTTTTTTTGACATTAGAACCAAGTCTAACTAAAAAACTTGCAGGTTTATTATTTTGAAATAAGGGTTATATTAAGAGATCTACTCCAAAAATTGTTCAATAGAGGTCTTTGATGGTAATTTTCCATATATTATTATCATCACACTTTGTGGAGCCTTATAATATATAATAAACACAATTAAAACTATTGCAATTTGAACATTTATGATCCCATTGCTTTAGTTCTCTGTTACAACTTTTACACTTCCAGCCTGGATCAGGCAAAGCTTCTGAGCCCATCTTGTTTAGCCAATAAATTACCTTGTCGTGTTCTTGCAATGTAACCTTGAGCTGTATTACAATAAAGTAGATTGACATGTAATTAGCTTTTTTCATAGCAGTGTCTAAATATTGACTTGCAAGATCATATTTACCTGAACTCATTGAGGACAGAGCAAGTAAACAGTAACTAAAATAATAATCAGGGCGTAAGTTGTATAGTCTTTCAGCACCTTTACTATTCAAATTGATGTACATTTTAGCTGACTGAGGAGTAGGATTTACTGTATACTCTGCTTCTAGCACTGCAGAAGCTTTTCTGATTTTTCCAAGTTTAATATATAATTCTGCCTTTAAATAATTGATGGGCCGAAAGGTTGCATAATAACTTTGTGCTCTGAATAAAGACTTTATAGCCCCTTTAAAATCCCCTTTACTTTCATATTGTTTTGCCAAAGCACAATAAAAAACTGCAAACATTTCTTTATGGTCAAAGGGAAGAAAAATATTGAACTTAACTGCTTCCTTCAACCTCAAAATTGCATTAATCCAATCTTCTTTCAATATGCAATGCTCTATTTGAAAGGGAATAGATAGCATTTTATCGTTAATTGA
This window contains:
- the atpG gene encoding ATP synthase F1 subunit gamma, with the protein product MKSLKELSLRIKNIKSVQKTTKIMQMVSAAKLLQSQKKLLNSKLYVSKLHSIISSLMLSVDQELLAKILNVSNDGSYLVFIIASDRGLCGNFNSSIVKFSQNKLIANGKKVDIVFLGKKAFDVGKNRFDSKSILKIENSKGITLKHVEALVGGIDLSKYDKVKVFYSKFYNTFTQKPMLETIKPWSKDSSLIDNSLAGPITDYGYEYEPQNIEFILKSLVQDYVVIALYSALLESATSENSARMVAMESANRNTKEMLNKLALLYNRSRQAAITTDLIEVISGAESL
- a CDS encoding heme biosynthesis protein HemY encodes the protein MIYFIIFALSFLFGIWVKVSGEVIKLELGNYIISIDLYFIIFTCVVLLFLLIALARFFSSISSTFANIRNRRRDREELLLFEVFFSIDLDNIENAQKVVKSLNEKSDRLSLIKLFNSGKTGNYSFFSNGLTNVANKNRNLALLLANKLIVYLKQEKVVFQKFIEYCSSSINDKMLSIPFQIEHCILKEDWINAILRLKEAVKFNIFLPFDHKEMFAVFYCALAKQYESKGDFKGAIKSLFRAQSYYATFRPINYLKAELYIKLGKIRKASAVLEAEYTVNPTPQSAKMYINLNSKGAERLYNLRPDYYFSYCLLALSSMSSGKYDLASQYLDTAMKKANYMSIYFIVIQLKVTLQEHDKVIYWLNKMGSEALPDPGWKCKSCNRELKQWDHKCSNCNSFNCVYYIL